GCTTGAACCGGCCCTCGAAACTGTGATGAGCGATCTCGAATGGTGCGAACACTTCGTCCTTGCCACCCCGATGTGGTGGGGCAGCCTGCCTGCGAAATTGAAAGGTCTGTTCGACCGCGTCCTATTGCCCGGCCGCGCCTTTGACACGCGCGTGCCCCCCGGCACTATGCCCAAACCAATGCTTGGCGGGCGCACGGGGCGGGTCTTGCTCACCTCTGATTCGCCAAAATGGTTCCTGAACCTGATGTACCGCGGTGCCATGCTGCACCAGTTGCGCGGCCAAATCCTGAAATTCATCGGCATCAAACCTGCCAAGATCAGCTATTTTGCCGGTGCCAGCCATCCCAAGCCGGGCCAGCCGGAAAAATGGCTCAAGCAGGCTGGCGCATTGGGCGGCCTAGCGGCGTAATGCGCAGCGCCCACCTGAACAAACAAAAAAGCCGCCCCGGTTGGAGCGGCTTTTCCAATTCTAGTACCAAACCAGCTTAAGCAGCCAGCGCAGCCTGTGCCTGCTTTACAATCGCACCGAAGGCTTCGGGCTCGTGTACAGCCAGATCGGCCAGAACCTTACGGTCCACTTCGATACCGGCCATGTTCAGACCATTGATGAAACGGCTGTATGTCAGCGCTTCGTCGTGGGAACGCACAGCGGCGTTGATCCGCTGAATCCACAGGGCGCGGAAATTCCGCTTGCGATTCTTACGGTCGCGCGTGGCGTATTGGTTGGCCTTGTCGACCGCCTGTGTGGCGACTTTAAAGACATTGGAACGACGACCATAGTAGCCTTTGGCGGCTTTGATGATCTTCTTGTGACGGGCGTGGGTTACTGTACCACCTTTAACTCGGGACATCTCAGCTCTCCTCTATCAGCGGTCGTAGGGCATGAAGCCCTTGATGATCTTTGCATCGGGCTCAGACAAAGCTGTTGTGCCACGTGCGTTACGGATGAATTTATTGCTCCGCTTGATCATGCCGTGCTGTTTGCCAGCCTGGCTGCCGATGACCTTGCCGGTCGCCGAGATCTTAAAGCGCTTTTTGGCGCTCGATTTCGTCTTCATCTTGGGCATTTCCGTCTCCTATCTTAGGTCGGTGATCGCACGACTCGGCATGCCTCTTGGGCCGGTCGCACGGGATGAAAGGGGCGTATAGGCCCATGTCTCAGCTTTGGCAAGAGGGGTCGGGTGGATCAATCCAACGAGGGCAGCATTTCGCATGGCACCCCATCAACACAGCGACCTGTCTCCAGATTTTCATAGTTGTAGTCACTCAGATTCCCAGCCTCAATGTCCAGCGTAACCTGCGGGTCAACATAGAACCGGTAGCCCCTGCTATTGGCCCCGTTCGTTTTAAACCCAGAAGGCAGCATTTCAACCGGGCGGGTGATCACCAATGTGTCGACTGCATGCCCCCGCAACACGCCTTGATCCAACAATTGTAGCAGGCCTGCTTGTAACGGGAGCACCGAATAGCGCTGCGCCTTGCCCTGCAAAACCAGCGTTTCCGGGTCAATGCGCGCAACGCCGTAGGGATAATCAAGGTCAAACTGGTACTGGACCTGCCGCCGCGCTGCCACGTTGTTCTCCAGCTCGCGCAGGGCGCCGTCCACCAGTTCAAAAGCCTTGCCATTGCGACGGATCGGTTTGTCCACCGTATCAAGCTGGTCCTTGTGAATGATCCGTTCATGACTGGGGAAGGTCCGACTGCCCATCCACTCGGCCGTTTTTCCATCAAACCCTTGCCGGTCAAAAGCGACCTCAAGCGTGCTTCGGAATGTCCGCTGCGCAACCGCCTGCCCGAGATCTGATGGACCCGGAACGCAGACACCCGACCGCGCAAAGTGAACCTGCGTGCTGTCCAGACCCGAAACCGCATTGCCCGAATGCGTGATCAACCGCTCGATACGCTCGACAGCGCCGGTGAATTGCCAAATCACAGAAGTCTGCGCACCCGCGATCAGGTAAAGAGGTTGCTCACCTGCTTCGACATGCAACCTCACAACAGTGGTGGCTTGATGCAGGCCACTAATCGAAATCGTTGAAACCGCGCCTCCACGCAGGGTCGAAAGCCAATGCAAACTCGCTTCTTCAGACTTGGGCGGATAGGCGCAAATCTCGGGCAACCCGGCCTCTGCCAACGCCACCCGCTTGGCCTCGAACCGCGCCTCATATTCGGCCATTCGCCGCTCGCGTTCCTTTTGGGCGGCTGTCAGCGCCGGGGATTTCCTTGTGTCCTTGTTATTCTTTTTTGAATTGCCATCTGCTTCATCACGAAGCAGATCAACCACGGCAATGATTTCCTCTGCAGTGACTGCCCCATCATCGTTGAGGTCAAATTGCATCAGTTGCGATCCGGGCGCTCGGGTGGTCTCCAACTGACCAAGCTGCGTATCCACCGCCATCATCAATTCTGTTTGGGACAGATTGCCATCCTTGTCCGCGTCAAAAGCATAACGCAGCCAGATCAGTTCCGCCCGATCCTGCGGCTTCAGCGCCGGCTCTTGTTGCTTGATCTCGGCTGCACTCACTAAATGGTCGCCATTCAGATCGAACCGAAAGTAGGCGGACCGAAAATGTGCACGGCGGCGCAAAACCTCGGCGCGATGCCGCTGGTCCAGAATGTCTTGAGTCACCACATCCTGCACCGCATAGCTGAAAAACGCGTTCAATGTTCTCTTTACAAAGTATTCTGGCTTGGTCCGCGCCTGCACCACAGACCGATTGTCCAACTTGGCAAGTCCGCGGGCCTGATCCCCTGAAGTTTGATCCGCAACTGCGGGACCAGACAGAACCGAAAAAACCAAAACCCAGAATAACCTGTGCATGAATCCTGCCTTTTCTCCACAACCATTTGCAGAAGGCCTATTGCGCAAATAGGGCAAGACTATGTCAGCTGCGCCAACTGGTGTCGGCAATTAGATCAAGTAGCGGTTAAAGACCCTATTGAACACGTCAGGGACATCACCCAGAGAATACCCTCCCGGCTGTGACTGGACCGCAAACAAGATCAACGCGCCACCGATGAGGATGGTCAGTGCAGAGGCACGCGGGGCCCGCCTGTCTGACATGGCCGACAGCACGGAAGGAATAGACAGACCTGCGATAATGACACCCAGAACAAGTGCAAGATCCGGTTCCATCGTCATTCCTCCTTCCCTGACGGCAGGAGTTTACTCCGGATCAGAGGAAAAAATCAATCTTTCGTCGCAGGGCGCAACCCGCAGGATGTTGGTGCTGCCCGGCACATTGAAAGGCACACCGGCGGTGACCACGATGTGATCCTCCGGCCCGGCAAAGCCTTCGCTGCGCGCCGCTTTGGCAGCGGAGACCACCGCGCTCTTGAACCGCTCCAACTCGCCGGTGATCACACAATTGGTGCCCCAGCTGAGCGCCAGACGCCGCGCCGTGCCGACCAGCGGGGTCAAGGCGATGATCGGCACACGGGGCCGCTCGCGGGCGGTCAGCAGCGCGGTTGTCCCGCTTTGTGTGAAACAGCAGATCGCTTTGATATCGGTCGTTTCAGCGATCTCGCGGGCGGCGGCCACGATCCCGTCCGCGACGGTCATCCGGTCGGCCTTGCGCGAGGCTTCAATGATTTGGGTATAGGTCGGGTCTTGCTCAACCTCGGTGGCAACATTGTCCATCGTCCGGACCGCCTGCACTGGATAGTCGCCAGCCGCAGATTCCGCACTGAGCATCACGGCGTCCGCGCCCTCATAGATCGCGGTGGCCACATCGGACACTTCCGCACGGGTCGGCATCGGGCTTTCGATCATGCTTTCCAGCATCTGCGTGGCCACGATCACCGGCTTGGCCGCCGCACGGCATTTGCGCACCAGACGTTTCTGGATCGGCGGCACGTTCTGCACCGGCAGTTCCACACCCAGATCACCCCGTGCCACCATGATGCCGTCGCTGACGGCAAGAATGTCATCAAACCGATCCACGGCCGAGGGTTTCTCGATCTTCGACAGGATTGCGGCGCGGCCCTTCGCAAGCGCACGGGCTTCGTCCACATCTTCGGGGCGCTGCACAAAGCTGAGCGCAAGCCAATCGACACCAAGACCGCAGACAAACTCCAGATCAGCGCGATCCTTGTCCGACAGCGCCGCCAGCGGCAGCACCACATCCGGCACGTTCACGCCTTTGCGGTTAGAGATCACACCGCCGGTGATCACCTCGCAATTGGCATAGTCGGCCCCGCAATCGGTGACCTTGAGGCGGATCTTGCCGTCATTGACCAACAGGCTTGCACCTGGCTCAAGCGCGGCAAAAATTTCTGGATGCGGCAGGCAAACCCGTGAAGCATCCCCATCCGCCGGATCAAGGTCCAGACGGAAATTGGCGCCCTCATCCAATTGTTCGCTGTCACCTGCAAAGACGCCCACACGCAACTTTGGCCCTTGCAGATCGGCAAGAATGCCAATGGTGCTGCCCGTGGCTTCCTCAACCTTGCGGATGATCGCGTGTTTCTCGCGGATTTCCTCATGGCTGCCGTGGCTCATATTGAGCCGGAACACGTCCGCCCCCGCCTTGTGCAGCGTTTCGATCATGTCGTAAGTGTCTGATGCTGGTCCCAGCGTCGCCACGATCTTTACATTGCGCAAGCGTTTCATATGGTGCGTCCTCGTTGGTTGGTTGGCAGGCCCGCCAACAGAAAGAAAATTCGTTAGCGATAACAATACGTCGCTTAGGCGCTTATAGAATGCCGTCATGCAAGTCAAAGGTTTCACAAATATGACCTATCAACCTTTTCACATCGAGGGAGAGGACAGACCCGCCCGTTGGCTGATCACCTGCGATCACGCTGCCAACACGGTGCCGCCACAGATCAATGGTGGATCTCTGGGCCTGGACCCTGCGGATATGGGCCGCCACATCGCCTATGATCCGGGAACCGCCGGGGTTGGCAAGGCGCTTGGCAAACTGCTGAATGCGCCTGTGATCATGTCCAACTTTTCGCGGCTGGTGATTGATCCAAACCGCGGCGAGGATGACCCAACCTTGCTGATGAAACTCTATGACGGCACCATCATTCCCGCCAATCGTCACGCCGATCTGGCCGAACGCGAACGCCGGCTGGACCTGTGTTATCGCCCCTATCACGATGCCCTGACCCGCCTCGCGGCACGGCCAGGCACCGTTATCCTGTCTCTGCACAGTTTTACCCCGCAACTGCGCGGCCGCCCGCCACGTCCTTGGGAAATTGGTGTGCTATATGCCCGCGACACCCGGCTGGCCCATCCGTTTCTGAACCGTCTGCGGCAAGAACCGGATCTGACCGTTGGCGACAATGAACCCTACTCGGGCCATTTGCCCGGTGATGCCGTGGACCGTCATGCGCTGCAACACGGGCGGCCAAACGTCCTGATCGAGCTGCGCAACGATCTGATCTCGGATGGTGAAGGGCAGACCAAATGGGCAAACCGGCTTGCCCCCATGCTGACCGAAGTCCTTGATGCCACCGGATTATAAAGGAAACGCAGATGCCTCACTTCATTCTCGAACATTCACCCGACATTCCAACGGATCAGATCTCTGACACACTCGACGCGCTCTTTGCTGCGGCCAGCGATCACCCCGAATTTCCTGACCCCGCGGCGATCAAAATGCGCGCCCTGCCCTGCGCCCAACAGCGGATGGCGGGCAAGGTACACAGCTTTGCCCATCTGACAATCAAACTGCTGACCGGGCGCGACACTCCAACCAAAGCGACATTGGCACAAGACATGCTAATGGTCTTGGACGCGCAATTGCCGCAGGTTGGCCAGCTCACCGTTGACCCCCGCGATATGGCACGCGACACTTACGCAAAACGCATTCTCTGAAGTTAGGAGCCGTCATGGACGACCAAACCAAGCTGGAAATCGAAGCCGCCGCCTTTCGCCGGTTGCGGCAGCATCTGATGCAAGACCGGACCGATGTGCAAAACATCGACATGATGAATCTCGCCGGTTTTTGCCGCAATTGCCTGTCCCGTTGGTATCAAGAAGCGGCCAATGAACGCGGCATCGAAATGACCAAGGATGAAGCGCGAGAAAGCTATTACGGGATGACCATGGCAGAGTGGAAAGCCAACTATCAGACCGACGCATCCGCGGAAAAACAAGACGCGTTCAAAACCGCATTCGCAGAAAACGTCGGCAAATCGTAGGGCGGGATTCACCCCGCCATCCGTCAAAACGAATACAGCAACAACCACTCCGCCCTGAGCACGGGGCGGTCCGTCCCCTGCATCTGCACCTCCGCGCCGATCCGCACCATCATATCGCTGCGACCACGTACTTTGACATCCAGCACAGTAAATTGCCCCCGGACCATCGCACCAACCGGCACGGGTGCCAGAAACCGCACCTTATCAAACCCGTAATTCACACAGGCGCTTTGCCCGGAAATCTGCGGCATCGCCTCAAAGGCCATGCCAGACATCATCGACAGGGTCAGCATGCCATGGGCAATCGTGCCGCCAAATTCGGTCATCGCCGCCTGCGCCGGATCAATGTGCAGGAACTGCCTATCCCCGCTCACTTCAGCAAAGGCATCAATCTGCGCCTGATCGACCAAGGTCCAGTCTGATTGCGCCAAGATCTGGCCGATCATAGCGGTCAAAGCCTCACGGTCGATGGGATTTGCCATTGGGTGGCCTCTTGGGGTTCATTGGGACAGATCCTTCTTCTTTGACCGAAAGACCCCCTTATGAACACCCCTCTGATTGCCCTTGGCCTTGTCGCCCTTGCCGGTTGCGCCGTTGCTTTGCAAACCCCGATGAACGCTGCCCTTGGCCGCAGCCTTGGCAGCGGGGTCGCCGCCGCTGCCGTGTCATTCGGTGTTGGATTTCTGGTGTTGCTGGCCGTTCTCGGCCTGTCCGGCGATCTCGCGTCACTTGGGCGGGTCGCCACCACGCCACCTGTCTTTCTGGTTGGCGGGGCATTGGGGGCATTTTATGTCTGGACCGTACTTTGGGCGATCCCGACCCTGGGCGCGCTGACCACGATCACCGCACTGATCCTCGGGCAACTGTCGGCGGCGCTGTTGATCGACGCCGCCGGTCTGTTTGGTCTGGCCGTACAGGCCATCACTCCGACCCGCCTCGCCGCAGCGGCATTGGTCGGGGCGGGCGTTGTTTTGTCGCGGTTTTAGATCGCAGCCTTGCGCATCTCGTCAAGGTAGATTTCCCGCAGGCGCGGGGCCACACGCCCCGGCGTCCCATCGCCCAGCGCGACGCCATCGATCTCGACCACTGGCATGACAAAGGCACTGGCCGAGGTGGTAAACGCCTCATCGGCCTGTTTCGCCTCGTCGATGGTGAAGTTGCGCTCTTCCACTTCCATCTGCGCCTCTCGGGCAAAACGCAAAACCGCCGCGCGGGTGATCCCGTGCAGAATGTCATGGCTCAGGGCGCGGGTGATGATCTTGTTGCCCTTCACGATATAGGCGTTGTTCGACGTGCCTTCGGTGACAAAGCCATCCTCGACCATCCAGGCATCATCACAACCTGCCTTCTTGGCCATCATCTTACCCATCGACGGATAAAGCAGCTGCACTGTCTTGATGTCGCGGCGACCCCAGCGAATGTCATCAATCGAAATAATCTTGGCACCACGCTTGGCCGCAGGACTATCCGCCAGACCCGGTTTGTTCTGCGTGAACAAAACAATGGTCGGTACCGTGGTTTCAGGGTCAGGGAAAGCAAAATCCCGATCGCCATCCGATCCGCGCGTGATCTGCAGATAGATCAAACCCTCGTCAATCTCGTTCAAACGCACCAATTCTCGGTGGACTTCAAGCAGATCCGCCTTGCTGATCGGGTTTTTCATCTCCAACTCGTTCAAGGATCGGCTCAGCCGCACCGCATGACCGTCAAAATCAATCAACTTACCATCCAGCACCGATGTCACCTCATAGACACCGTCCGCCATCAAAAAGCCGCGGTCAAAGATGGAAATGCTGGCTTCGGTCTCTGGCAGGTATTCGCCGTTTACATAAACTGTCCGCATGATGTCTTAGCCCCAAAGTCCGGCCACGGGCGGATGCACCCCGGCCTTGTCAAAAATCAAAGGTTCATCGCGGTCTTCGGCCAACAGAAGCGGGCCGTCAAGGTCTACAATCTTGGCCCCCTGCGCCACGAGGGTCGCGGGCGCCATGGCCAATGACGATCCAACCATGCAGCCAACCATCACATCATAGCCTTCGGCGCGGGCGGCATCCCGCAACGCCAAGGCCTCGGTCAACCCGCCGGTCTTGTCCAGTTTGATGTTCACCACGTCATATTTGCCCTTGAGTTTGGGCAGGCTGGCACGGTCATGGGCGCTTTCATCCGCGCAAACCGGCACGGGCCGGTCCAGCCCGATCAGCGCGTCATCCTCGCCGGCTGGCAGAGGCTGCTCCACCAGGGCCACACCAAGGCGCTGCAAATGCGGGGCCAGATCGGCATAAACTGCGGCGGACCACCCCTCATTGGCATCCACGATGATGGTCGATTTGGGCGCACCGGCCCGTACGGCCTCAAGCCGGGGCATGTCATCGGGCGTGCCCAGCTTGATCTTCAACAAAGGCCGATGGGCATGTTTGGCCGCCTGCGCCTGCATCTCGGCAGGGCTGGCCAGTGACAGGGTATATGCAGTGATCTCTGGCCCCGGCTGCGCCAGTCCCGCCAATTGCCAAACCCGCTTGCCGGCTTGTTTGGCCTCAAGATCCCACAGCGCACAATCTACCGCATTGCGTGCCGCACCCGCTGGCAGCAGATCGTAAAGTGCCGCGCGGGTGATATCGCCAGGCAGCGCCTCGATCTCGGCGGTGACACTTTCCAAGGTTTCCCCATAGCGAGCGTAAGGCACACATTCGCCCCAGCCCGTGAGGCCTCCCGCATGCAAGCGCACAGTCAGAACCTTTGCCTCGGTCCGCGATCCGCGCGAGATGGTGAACACCTCCGCCAGCTTAAAGACGTCCCGCGTCACTTCGATGCGCATACCGGCTCCTTCA
This window of the Sulfitobacter mediterraneus genome carries:
- the rpmI gene encoding 50S ribosomal protein L35, which produces MPKMKTKSSAKKRFKISATGKVIGSQAGKQHGMIKRSNKFIRNARGTTALSEPDAKIIKGFMPYDR
- a CDS encoding EF-hand domain-containing protein: MHRLFWVLVFSVLSGPAVADQTSGDQARGLAKLDNRSVVQARTKPEYFVKRTLNAFFSYAVQDVVTQDILDQRHRAEVLRRRAHFRSAYFRFDLNGDHLVSAAEIKQQEPALKPQDRAELIWLRYAFDADKDGNLSQTELMMAVDTQLGQLETTRAPGSQLMQFDLNDDGAVTAEEIIAVVDLLRDEADGNSKKNNKDTRKSPALTAAQKERERRMAEYEARFEAKRVALAEAGLPEICAYPPKSEEASLHWLSTLRGGAVSTISISGLHQATTVVRLHVEAGEQPLYLIAGAQTSVIWQFTGAVERIERLITHSGNAVSGLDSTQVHFARSGVCVPGPSDLGQAVAQRTFRSTLEVAFDRQGFDGKTAEWMGSRTFPSHERIIHKDQLDTVDKPIRRNGKAFELVDGALRELENNVAARRQVQYQFDLDYPYGVARIDPETLVLQGKAQRYSVLPLQAGLLQLLDQGVLRGHAVDTLVITRPVEMLPSGFKTNGANSRGYRFYVDPQVTLDIEAGNLSDYNYENLETGRCVDGVPCEMLPSLD
- a CDS encoding DMT family transporter, with product MNTPLIALGLVALAGCAVALQTPMNAALGRSLGSGVAAAAVSFGVGFLVLLAVLGLSGDLASLGRVATTPPVFLVGGALGAFYVWTVLWAIPTLGALTTITALILGQLSAALLIDAAGLFGLAVQAITPTRLAAAALVGAGVVLSRF
- a CDS encoding DUF1244 domain-containing protein: MDDQTKLEIEAAAFRRLRQHLMQDRTDVQNIDMMNLAGFCRNCLSRWYQEAANERGIEMTKDEARESYYGMTMAEWKANYQTDASAEKQDAFKTAFAENVGKS
- a CDS encoding 5-carboxymethyl-2-hydroxymuconate Delta-isomerase, translating into MPHFILEHSPDIPTDQISDTLDALFAAASDHPEFPDPAAIKMRALPCAQQRMAGKVHSFAHLTIKLLTGRDTPTKATLAQDMLMVLDAQLPQVGQLTVDPRDMARDTYAKRIL
- a CDS encoding NAD(P)H-dependent oxidoreductase codes for the protein MPKRIFVLNGHPADNSLNHALADSYAKAARAAGHDVRLTHLHDLNFDMDYEFAGYKKSKPLEPALETVMSDLEWCEHFVLATPMWWGSLPAKLKGLFDRVLLPGRAFDTRVPPGTMPKPMLGGRTGRVLLTSDSPKWFLNLMYRGAMLHQLRGQILKFIGIKPAKISYFAGASHPKPGQPEKWLKQAGALGGLAA
- a CDS encoding MaoC family dehydratase, whose translation is MANPIDREALTAMIGQILAQSDWTLVDQAQIDAFAEVSGDRQFLHIDPAQAAMTEFGGTIAHGMLTLSMMSGMAFEAMPQISGQSACVNYGFDKVRFLAPVPVGAMVRGQFTVLDVKVRGRSDMMVRIGAEVQMQGTDRPVLRAEWLLLYSF
- the dgcA gene encoding N-acetyl-D-Glu racemase DgcA; the protein is MRIEVTRDVFKLAEVFTISRGSRTEAKVLTVRLHAGGLTGWGECVPYARYGETLESVTAEIEALPGDITRAALYDLLPAGAARNAVDCALWDLEAKQAGKRVWQLAGLAQPGPEITAYTLSLASPAEMQAQAAKHAHRPLLKIKLGTPDDMPRLEAVRAGAPKSTIIVDANEGWSAAVYADLAPHLQRLGVALVEQPLPAGEDDALIGLDRPVPVCADESAHDRASLPKLKGKYDVVNIKLDKTGGLTEALALRDAARAEGYDVMVGCMVGSSLAMAPATLVAQGAKIVDLDGPLLLAEDRDEPLIFDKAGVHPPVAGLWG
- a CDS encoding N-formylglutamate amidohydrolase; the encoded protein is MTYQPFHIEGEDRPARWLITCDHAANTVPPQINGGSLGLDPADMGRHIAYDPGTAGVGKALGKLLNAPVIMSNFSRLVIDPNRGEDDPTLLMKLYDGTIIPANRHADLAERERRLDLCYRPYHDALTRLAARPGTVILSLHSFTPQLRGRPPRPWEIGVLYARDTRLAHPFLNRLRQEPDLTVGDNEPYSGHLPGDAVDRHALQHGRPNVLIELRNDLISDGEGQTKWANRLAPMLTEVLDATGL
- a CDS encoding D-amino-acid transaminase, whose product is MRTVYVNGEYLPETEASISIFDRGFLMADGVYEVTSVLDGKLIDFDGHAVRLSRSLNELEMKNPISKADLLEVHRELVRLNEIDEGLIYLQITRGSDGDRDFAFPDPETTVPTIVLFTQNKPGLADSPAAKRGAKIISIDDIRWGRRDIKTVQLLYPSMGKMMAKKAGCDDAWMVEDGFVTEGTSNNAYIVKGNKIITRALSHDILHGITRAAVLRFAREAQMEVEERNFTIDEAKQADEAFTTSASAFVMPVVEIDGVALGDGTPGRVAPRLREIYLDEMRKAAI
- the rplT gene encoding 50S ribosomal protein L20; its protein translation is MSRVKGGTVTHARHKKIIKAAKGYYGRRSNVFKVATQAVDKANQYATRDRKNRKRNFRALWIQRINAAVRSHDEALTYSRFINGLNMAGIEVDRKVLADLAVHEPEAFGAIVKQAQAALAA
- the pyk gene encoding pyruvate kinase yields the protein MKRLRNVKIVATLGPASDTYDMIETLHKAGADVFRLNMSHGSHEEIREKHAIIRKVEEATGSTIGILADLQGPKLRVGVFAGDSEQLDEGANFRLDLDPADGDASRVCLPHPEIFAALEPGASLLVNDGKIRLKVTDCGADYANCEVITGGVISNRKGVNVPDVVLPLAALSDKDRADLEFVCGLGVDWLALSFVQRPEDVDEARALAKGRAAILSKIEKPSAVDRFDDILAVSDGIMVARGDLGVELPVQNVPPIQKRLVRKCRAAAKPVIVATQMLESMIESPMPTRAEVSDVATAIYEGADAVMLSAESAAGDYPVQAVRTMDNVATEVEQDPTYTQIIEASRKADRMTVADGIVAAAREIAETTDIKAICCFTQSGTTALLTARERPRVPIIALTPLVGTARRLALSWGTNCVITGELERFKSAVVSAAKAARSEGFAGPEDHIVVTAGVPFNVPGSTNILRVAPCDERLIFSSDPE